A single genomic interval of Phocoena sinus isolate mPhoSin1 chromosome 15, mPhoSin1.pri, whole genome shotgun sequence harbors:
- the ELFN1 gene encoding protein ELFN1, with protein MAGCRQAAPWAWACVAAAALLLAGGLVRGDCWLIEGDKGFVWLAICSQNQPPYEAIPQQINSTVVDLRLNENRIRSVQYAALSRFGNLTYLNLTKNEIGYIEDGAFSGQFNLQVLQLGYNRLRNLTEGALHGLSKLEYLYLQANLIEAVAPGAFWECPNIVNVDLSMNRIQRLHSATFAGLAKLSVCELYSNPFYCSCELLGFLRWLAAFTNATQTYERVQCESPPLYSGYSLLGQGRHGQRGVLSKLQSVCTDASYAAETRPAPGRSPPPPPPAPPAEPSEGPCAEDECFSGDGTTPPVALPTLAPQAEARPLMKVTQLTQNSATITVQLPSPFNRMYTLEHFNNSRSSTVSRLTRAQEEIRLTNLYALTNYTYCVVSTSSGLHRNHTCLTICLPKPPSPPGPVPGSSTATRYIMTVLGCLFGMVLVLGAVYYCLRRRRRREEQQQKAAAAAAAGSLQKTVIELKYGPEMEAPGLAPLSQGPLLGPEAVTRVPYLPAAAGELEQYKLAEGGETPKASKGSYLEVRSGGQAERRDGGPGPDSRSSVAEISTIAKEVDKVNQIINNCIDALKSESTSFQGGKVGAAAEPQLVLLSEPLAGKHGFLAPAYKDAFSHSLQRHHSAEAAPGAPRASTSSSGSARSPRPYRAEAAGAHKAAATEAKYIEKSSPAADAILTVTPAAAVLRAEAEKSRQYGEHRHSYPGSHSAETPLPHEGPGGRKASILEPLTRPRPRDLAYSQLSPQYHNLSYSSSPEYTCRASQSIWGRFRLSRWRHKDNGEFVAAGHALRKKVQFAQDEDLHDILDYWKGVSAQHKS; from the coding sequence ATGGCCGGGTGCCGGCAGGCCGCGCCGTGGGCCTGGGCGTGCGTGGCGGCGGCCGCCCTGCTGCTCGCGGGCGGGCTGGTGCGCGGCGACTGCTGGCTGATCGAGGGCGACAAGGGCTTCGTGTGGCTGGCCATCTGCAGCCAGAACCAGCCGCCCTACGAGGCCATCCCACAGCAGATCAACAGCACCGTCGTGGACCTGCGGCTGAACGAGAACCGCATCCGCAGCGTGCAGTACGCCGCGCTGAGCCGCTTCGGCAACCTCACGTACCTCAACCTCACCAAGAACGAGATCGGCTACATCGAGGACGGCGCCTTCTCGGGCCAGTTCAACCTCCAGGTGCTGCAGCTGGGCTACAACCGGCTGCGCAACCTGACGGAGGGCGCACTGCACGGCCTGAGCAAGCTGGAGTACCTGTACCTGCAGGCCAACCTCATCGAGGCGGTGGCGCCCGGCGCCTTCTGGGAGTGCCCCAACATCGTCAACGTCGACCTGTCCATGAACCGCATCCAGCGGCTTCACAGCGCCACCTTCGCGGGCCTGGCCAAGCTGTCCGTGTGCGAGCTCTACAGCAACCCCTTCTACTGCTCCTGCGAGCTGCTGGGCTTCCTGCGCTGGCTGGCGGCCTTCACCAACGCCACGCAGACCTACGAGCGCGTGCAGTGCGAGTCGCCGCCGCTCTACTCGGGTTACtccctcctgggccagggccGCCACGGCCAGCGCGGCGTTCTCAGCAAGCTGCAGTCCGTGTGCACCGACGCCTCCTACGCGGCCGAGACCCGCCCGGCGCCCGGccgctcgccgccgccgccgccccccgcgCCGCCCGCGGAGCCCAGCGAGGGCCCCTGCGCCGAGGATGAGTGCTTCTCCGGCGACGGCACCACGCCGCCGGTGGCCCTGCCCACGCTGGCCCCGCAGGCCGAGGCCCGCCCGCTCATGAAGGTCACGCAGCTGACGCAGAACTCGGCCACCATCACGGTCCAGCTGCCCAGCCCGTTCAACCGCATGTACACGCTGGAGCACTTCAACAACAGCAGGTCGTCCACCGTGTCCAGGCTGACCCGGGCCCAGGAGGAGATCCGCCTGACCAACCTCTACGCGCTCACCAACTACACCTACTGCGTGGTCTCCACCAGCTCGGGGCTGCATCGCAACCATACCTGCCTCACCATCTGCCTGCCCAAGCCGCCCAGCCCGCCGGGCCCCGTGCCCGGCTCCTCCACGGCCACCCGCTACATCATGACCGTCCTGGGCTGCCTCTTCGGCATGGTGCTGGTGCTCGGTGCCGTCTACTACTGCCTGCGGCGGCGCCGGCGCCGCGAGGAGCAGCAGCAGAAGGCCGCCGCGGCGGCCGCGGCCGGCAGCCTCCAGAAGACCGTCATCGAGCTCAAGTACGGGCCCGAGATGGAGGCGCCCGGCCTGGCCCCGCTGTCCCAGGGCCCGCTGCTGGGCCCCGAGGCCGTGACCCGCGTCCCGTACCTGCCGGCGGCCGCCGGCGAGCTGGAGCAGTACAAGCTGGCGGAGGGCGGCGAGACGCCCAAGGCCAGCAAGGGCAGCTACCTGGAGGTGCGCTCAGGGGGGCAGGCGGAGCGCAGGGACGGGGGGCCGGGCCCCGACAGCCGGAGCTCGGTGGCCGAGATCTCCACCATCGCCAAGGAGGTGGACAAGGTCAACCAGATCATCAACAACTGCATCGACGCCCTCAAGTCCGAGTCCACCTCCTTCCAGGGCGGCAAGGTGGGGGCCGCGGCCGAGCCGCAGCTGGTGCTGCTGTCCGAGCCGCTGGCTGGCAAGCACGGCTTCCTGGCGCCCGCCTACAAGGACGCCTTCAGCCACAGCCTGCAGCGGCACCACAGCGCAGAGGCCGCCCCCGGGGCCCCGCGCGCCAGCACCTCGTCCAGCGGCTCCGCGCGCAGCCCGCGGCCCTACCGCGCCGAGGCCGCCGGGGCGCACAAGGCCGCGGCCACCGAGGCCAAGTACATCGAGAAGAGCTCGCCCGCGGCCGACGCCATCCTCACTGTGACCCCCGCGGCCGCCGTGCTGCGGGCCGAGGCTGAGAAGAGCCGCCAGTACGGCGAGCACCGGCACTCGTACCCCGGCTCCCACTCCGCCGAGACGCCCCTGCCCCATGAGGGCCCCGGCGGCCGCAAGGCGTCCATCCTGGAGCCGCTGACCCGGCCGCGGCCCCGCGACCTGGCCTACTCGCAGCTGTCCCCGCAGTACCATAACCTGAGCTACTCCTCCAGCCCTGAGTACACCTGCAGGGCCTCCCAGAGCATCTGGGGGCGCTTCAGACTGAGCCGCTGGCGGCACAAGGACAATGGGGAGTTCGTGGCGGCCGGCCACGCCCTGCGCAAGAAGGTCCAGTTCGCCCAAGATGAGGACCTGCACGACATCCTGGACTACTGGAAGGGCGTGTCCGCACAGCACAAGTCCTGA